A genomic segment from Nicotiana tabacum cultivar K326 chromosome 7, ASM71507v2, whole genome shotgun sequence encodes:
- the LOC107798734 gene encoding pentatricopeptide repeat-containing protein At1g11290, chloroplastic-like, which produces MKLVVKNAYKLFTKFPKRNYSSRISLNMRESSFFLHPLKFAGKQNVRSWTSKISSLVRENQSIEAIYLFKTMLRNEHKPNYVTVLSIIRAVEKWEPMVKGIHGFTIKMGFELELPVVTALVGVNSIWDMDTAWKLFDHTRGKDVILWSAMVSACVKSGEYVEAVELFRKMLSFGVEPNYVSIVGIVPACANLGALKVGKEIHAYSIKSLFISHVNIQNSLVDMYAKCGSLKPSLTVFHGIEKKDLVSWRTMIHGCVENDSFSESLSLFSEMRYCCYEPDESVIREVIGALSQLDEIKIGQCFHSLVLKQGYSRSVSVVTALLHMYGGFGDIESARSLFDHLKPKDLIAWSTMIAAYAQSELPSNAFDIYQQMRSANEKPNEIIYVSLLRACSSMAAEEIGEGIHAQVVKIGNTSNAFLISSLIDMYCKFGRISQGEAIFSECPSKDLICWSSMINGYGINGHGNEALQCFLDMLNTGIKPNDVVFISALSACSHCGLEYEAWNWFYAMEERFSVTPKLAHYACMVDMLSRQGNVEEALEFVNNMPIEPDKRIWGTLLAGCRKTCISIEICEIVAKRLIALDPENTSSFVILSNLYAEQGRWKEVEQLRQLMDEKNLKKDFGYSLIETSL; this is translated from the coding sequence ATGAAGTTAGTAGTTAAAAATGCATACAAGCTGTTTACTAAATTTCCAAAGAGAAATTACTCGTCGCGAATTTCATTGAACATGCGCGAAAGCTCCTTTTTTTTGCACCCACTTAAGTTTGCTGGAAAACAAAATGTGAGATCATGGACGTCAAAAATATCCAGTTTGGTGAGGGAAAACCAATCCATCGAAGCCATCTACTTGTTCAAAACAATGCTAAGAAATGAACACAAACCCAATTACGTGACAGTTTTAAGCATTATAAGAGCTGTCGAAAAATGGGAGCCTATGGTCAAAGGAATTCACGGGTTcacaatcaaaatgggatttgAATTGGAACTGCCCGTTGTGACGGCTCTTGTTGGTGTTAACTCTATTTGGGATATGGATACCGCATGGAAATTATTTGATCACACAAGAGGCAAAGATGTAATTTTGTGGAGTGCAATGGTTTCAGCTTGTGTCAAGAGTGGAGAGTACGTAGAGGCTGTTGAGCTTTTCAGGAAAATGCTATCCTTTGGTGTGGAACCAAATTATGTTAGCATTGTGGGGATTGTCCCTGCTTGTGCCAATCTTGGTGCTTTGAAAGTTGGAAAAGAAATTCATGCTTATTCAATAAAAAGTTTGTTTATTTCTCATGTTAATATCCAAAATTCCCTTGTGGATATGTATGCTAAATGTGGGAGTTTGAAGCCTTCCCTAACTGTTTTTCACGGAATAGAGAAGAAGGATCTTGTTTCATGGAGGACTATGATTCATGGATGTGTAGAAAACGACAGTTTCAGTGAATCTTTGAGTTTATTCTCTGAAATGAGATATTGTTGCTATGAGCCAGATGAGAGTGTTATTCGCGAAGTAATTGGAGCATTGTCACAATTGGATGAGATTAAAATTGGGCAGTGTTTTCACAGCCTCGTGCTCAAGCAGGGATATTCGAGATCTGTTTCGGTAGTAACTGCTCTTCTTCACATGTATGGTGGTTTTGGTGATATTGAGTCGGCCAGGAGTCTGTTTGATCACCTGAAACCAAAAGATCTTATTGCCTGGAGTACGATGATTGCAGCATATGCCCAAAGCGAACTGCCTAGTAATGCTTTTGATATATATCAGCAGATGCGATCAGCAAATGAGAAGCCTAACGAGATCATCTATGTCAGCCTATTACGTGCTTGTTCTTCGATGGCTGCTGAAGAGATTGGAGAAGGTATACACGCACAAGTGGTAAAAATTGGAAATACATCAAATGCCTTTTTGATATCCTCACTTATTGACATGTATTGCAAATTTGGACGCATAAGCCAAGGGGAGGCAATTTTCAGTGAATGTCCTAGCAAAGATCTTATTTGTTGGAGCTCAATGATCAATGGCTATGGAATTAATGGGCATGGAAATGAGGCTCTTCAGTGTTTCTTAGACATGTTAAACACTGGGATTAAACCAAATGATGTTGTTTTCATTTCTGCTCTATCTGCCTGCAGTCATTGTGGTCTTGAATATGAGGCATGGAACTGGTTTTATGCAATGGAAGAGAGATTCAGTGTTACACCAAAACTTGCACATTATGCGTGCATGGTTGATATGCTTAGTCGTCAAGGCAATGTAGAAGAAGCTCTTGAATTCGTCAACAACATGCCCATCGAGCCTGATAAGCGGATATGGGGAACTCTGCTTGCTGGCTGTAGAAAAACTTGCATATCAATTGAAATATGTGAGATCGTTGCCAAAAGGCTCATTGCTTTAGACCCAGAAAATACAAGCTCTTTTGTGATTCTGTCTAACTTATACGCAGAGCAGGGAAGATGGAAAGAGGTAGAACAGTTGAGGCAACTCATGGATGAGAAGAATTTGAAGAAAGACTTCGGTTATAGCTTAATTGAAACCAGTCTGTAG